Proteins encoded by one window of Pseudonocardia sp. HH130629-09:
- a CDS encoding GGDEF domain-containing protein has protein sequence MTDTAWTVRRLVRSARRVGPTPPAQGPDAPDDDLAPASPAARAALHTAAAERLAEHHRYEQAYLHLREAVRLLHGLSAPSPADELDRLRREHAEAREQSRRDSLTASYNRRYLDERLIDLLAAGTDLPVCLALADIDHFKLVNDTHGHPFGDRVLQRMVLELGRALPPGAFCARYGGEEFALVLPGLTAEEGVAACETARERVAAHDWTDLHPDLRMTISIGVARSRPGDDDVEALVTEADVLLYTAKQAGRNAVAHRDADGRVTLAGAAAGRRSIPQPEQGASRPAPPASVRAE, from the coding sequence ATGACCGACACCGCATGGACGGTGCGCAGGCTCGTGCGGTCCGCCCGCCGCGTCGGCCCGACGCCGCCCGCCCAGGGGCCCGACGCCCCGGACGACGACCTCGCCCCCGCCTCGCCCGCGGCCCGCGCGGCCCTGCACACCGCGGCCGCCGAGCGGCTCGCCGAGCACCACCGCTACGAGCAGGCCTACCTGCACCTGCGCGAGGCCGTCCGGCTCCTGCACGGCCTCAGCGCGCCGAGCCCGGCCGACGAGCTCGACCGGCTCCGCCGCGAGCACGCCGAGGCCCGGGAGCAGAGTCGCCGCGACAGCCTGACGGCGTCGTACAACCGCCGGTACCTCGACGAGCGGCTGATCGACCTGCTCGCCGCAGGCACCGACCTGCCCGTCTGCTTGGCGCTCGCCGACATCGACCACTTCAAGCTGGTCAACGACACCCACGGGCACCCGTTCGGGGACCGGGTCCTGCAGCGGATGGTGCTGGAGCTCGGCCGAGCCCTGCCACCCGGCGCGTTCTGCGCCCGCTACGGCGGCGAGGAGTTCGCGCTGGTGCTGCCCGGGCTGACCGCCGAGGAGGGCGTCGCGGCCTGCGAGACCGCCCGCGAGCGCGTCGCCGCGCACGACTGGACCGACCTGCACCCCGACCTGCGGATGACGATCAGCATCGGCGTCGCCCGGTCCCGTCCCGGCGACGACGACGTCGAGGCCCTCGTCACCGAGGCCGACGTGCTCCTCTACACGGCCAAGCAGGCGGGACGGAACGCCGTCGCCCACCGCGACGCCGACGGCCGGGTGACCCTGGCCGGGGCGGCAGCCGGACGCAGGTCGATCCCCCAACCGGAGCAGGGCGCGTCGCGCCCCGCGCCACCCGCGTCGGTCCGAGCCGAATAA